The genomic region CTTGCCTTTAAAAATATTTTCTAAATAATTTATTTCTTTATCTGTTATACAAGAAAAAATTTCTAATAAATTTGAAATTCCAGGTTTAATAATTGGATTATATATAATTCTAGGAGGAAAATCCGAATCAGTAACAGCTTTATGTATTTTATTATGAATTATTTTTATATCATCTAATAAGAAAATAACATTATTAACATTATTATCAGATTTTGACATTTTTTTATTAGGATTTAGTAAAGACATAATTCTAGAACCGCAATTAGGTATTAAAAAATTAGGAATAGTAAAAACTTTACCATATATTTTATTGAATCTTTTTGCTATTCTTGAAACTAATTCTAAATGTTGTATTTGATCCTCTCCTATAGGTACAATATTAGATTGATATAATAAAATATCAGATGCCATTAAAATAGGATAGTTTAATAAACCAGCATTAATATTACTACTATTTTGCATAGATTTATTTTTAAATTGAGTCATACGCATAAGTTCACCAAAATATGTATAACAATTTAATATCCATTGAAGTTCAGTGTGCTCTTTAACATAAGATTGAACAAAAATAATGCTTTTATTAGGATCTATTCCGCAAGATAAATATAATGCCAAAGTATCAAATACTCTATTTTGTAAACTGCTAGAATAATTTCTAATAGTCATAGAATGCAAATCAGATATACAATATATACAATTATAACTATTTTGCATAGAAGACCATTTTGATAATGAACCTATATAATTTCCTAAAGTTAACTGACTAGTAGGTTGTATACTACTAAATACAGTTTTTTTAAAGGAGTCCATATAAAATTAATTCCTTAAAATTTAAGAATATTACTAACATAAATAAAATAATTAATAACAAAAGATATTTAATGGAAGGATTTAGAATTTAATTTATTTAATTTTAATCTGAATTTTTGTATTATATTTTTATAATTATCACAAGAAAAAATAGCCGAACCAATTATAAACATATCAGCTCCAGAAAATGCAATATCATATATATTATTCAATTTAATACCACCATCAACAGCTAAAATAATATTTTTTTTATTGATATTAAGTATATTTTTTACTTGTTTAATTTTATCTAACATTTTTAAAATAAAATCTTGATTAGATAAACCTGGGTTAACAGACATTATTAAAACTAAATCTAACTTGTCTAGAATATAATCTAAATAATTCAAAGATGTAGATGGATTAAATACTAATCCTGATTTACAACCATATCTTTTAATTAAATTTAATGTTTTATCTATATGATCAGTAGACTCTGGATGAAAAGTAATAAAATTGGCTCCTGCTTTTGCAAACATGGGAATAAGATTATCTACAGGTTTAGTCATTAAATGAACATCTATAGGAACATTAATGTTATTATCGCGTAAAGATTTTAAAACCATAGGACCTAAAGTTATACTAGGCACATAATGATTATCCATAACATCAAAGTGAATAAGATCTCCACCTGCAGAAATAACTTTTAAAATTTCATCGCCTAGTTTAGCAAAATTAGCTGACAAAATTGATGGTGCTATTAAAAATTTTCTCATTTATAAAACCTAAAAATATTAAAATTAATATTGTATAATAAGTAACTTCTATAAAATGAACTTATAATTAAATACCAAACTATTTTAAATATAATCTAAAATTTAATAATTGAATAATATAAAAAACTATTTAATAAAATAATTTTGGCATTTTTGTATAGACAAACATATAGTATTAATAGAAACAAAATCATTAATAATAGCTTTTCCAATAGATACAGGTATAACTAGTCTAATTTTGTTAGAAACTATTTTTTTATCCCTTTTCATAATATTAATATAATTAGATTCATTCATACTGCTAGGTCCTTTAACAGGTAATCCAGTTTTTAATAATAAATTTAGAATACGTAAGGTATCATTATGTTTTAAAAATCCTAATAATTCGGATGCAAATGATGCCATAGCAATTCCTACAGAAACAGCTTCTCCATGCAACCAAGAACTATACTTTGTATAACTTTCGATAGCATGCCCATAAGTATGACCTAAATTTAATAATGATCTAGAATCAGTATCACGTTCATCAATCTCAACAATTTTAGATTTTAATTCACAACATTTATTAATACAATATAAAATAGATTTTTTATCTAAAGATATAAGATTATCAATATTTTTTTCTAACCATAAAAAAAATAATTTATCAAATATTATAGCATATTTAATTACTTCGGCTAAACCAGATATTAATTGTTTTAATGGTAATGTTACAAGAAAATCTATATCTATAATTACTGAAGAAGGATGCCAAAAGGAACCAATCATATTTTTACCTAAAACATGATTAACTCCAGTTTTACCTCCAATAGAAGCATCTACCTGAGATAATAAAGTTGTAGGTACTTGAATAAATTTAATTCCTCTTTGATATATAGAAGCAACAAAACCAGTTAAATCACCAATTACTCCTCCACCTAATGCAATTAATAAAGTATTATTTCTATTATAACATTTAGTTATCAATTGAGTTATAATATACTCGGCTTGAATAAATGTTTTGCTATTTTCCCCATCTGGAATTATTAAAATATCTAAATTTATATCATATTTGCTAAATAAGCTAATTTTTTTTTCTGACAAAATTTTATGTAAAACATTATTAGTTATTAAAACAACTTTTTCTTTCTTTTTAAAAATTGAAAAAGTATATTTATCTTCTATTAAACCACCAGATGAAATCATGATAGAATAACTAAAATTTTTTAAATTAATATCTATCTTTTTCATTAAAATATACACCAACTGAATAATTTTTATATAAATTTTAATTATTTTTTTCTAATAAATTTATAATTTTTATAGCGACAATTTTAGCGCTATGTTCATCAGTACGAAATGTAAAGTCAGCTATTTCTTTATATAAAGGATCACGTTCTGAGGATAAAGATCTTAAAACATCGATAGCTGGAACATTGACTTGTAATAAAGGTCTTTTCTTATCTCGTTGAGTTCTATGTAATTGTTTTTCAATAGTTGTACATAGATATATAACTAAACCTCGAGAAGAAAGTCTATTTCGGGTAAGTTTAGATATCACAGAACCACCACCTGTAGCAAGAATAATACCGTTTAATTTAGTAAGCTCATTAATTATACGTTCTTCTCTAGCACGAAACCCTGATTCTCCTTCTAAATCGAAAACCCAGCTTATATCTGCTCCAGTACGTTTTTCAATTTCTTGATCAGAATCATAAAATTCCATATTTAACTGTTGAGATAACTGACGACCTATAGTACTTTTACCAGCACCCATAGGTCCTATTAAAAAAATATTACGTTTATCTGCCATCTTTTAAATTACTAATTCAAAATTATTTAAAAAAATAACAACACTTATTAAATGAAAAATATTAAGTAGTTGAAGAGAATAAAAAATAAGATAAATCTTATTTGTACTATTAATAAAAATTATTAATATCTAATAAAAGACTACTAATTTTAGAAAGAAAAATCAAGTATTATATAATTAATATTTGTTAATTATTAAAAATACTTGATTAATTTAAATTTAATCATTATAGTTATTAACTATTTTTAAATTTATATATAATATCAAAAAGGTGAGATGTCTGAGAGGCTTAAAGAGTACGCTTGGAAAGCGTATGTATGGAAACGTACCGAGGGTTCGAATCCCTCTCTCACCATATATTATAAAATAATTAAGAAAAATTTATTTTAACTAAAATAACTCAAAACAATAAAATTGATTCTAAAGCTAAATTGATCATTTTATTTAGTTTACTTTCTCTATCTATATAGTTTAAACTTTTAGACGTATTAATAATATCAGAGACTGTACAAACAGAAATAGCTTGAACGTTTAATTCGGATGCAATACTATAAATTCCAGCTGTTTCCATATCAATACCAAGTATATTATAATTCTTAATTAATTTAAAAAGGATAGGATCAATAGTATAAAAAAAATCTGTAGAAAATAAATTTCCTATATGAACTTTATAATTTAATTTTTTAGATGTTTCAAAAAATTTATTAAGCATATCAAAATCAGCTATAGCAGCATAATCATAGTTGTTAAATCTTAATCTGTTAAATGAAGAATCTGTACAAGCACCCATACCAATAATTATATCTTTTAAATTTATACCTTTAATTATAGAACCACAAGTTCCTAATCTAATAATTTTTTTTACATTATAAAAAGTCAATAATTCTTTAATGTAAATAGCACTAGAAGGAATACCCATTCCATGACTCATAATAGAAACTTTAATATCCTTATACATACCAGTAAATCCTAACATAGAGCGCACATTACTAATTTCTACTACATTTTTTAACCAATTAAAAGCAATATATTTGGTTCTAATTGGATCTCCTGTTAAAATAACAATATCAGAAAAATCTGTTTTATTAGCATTTATATGAGGTGTAATCATATGTAATCCTTTAAATCATAAATAAAATTATTAAAATTAAAATAAAATATTCTTACCGTATTTCATATCAGATAAATTAAAATAATGTGCCAAAGTTTGGGCAATATCTGAAAAAGTATTACTATATCCTAAATAGCTATTTTTTTTATGATTTGAATATATAAGTATAGGTATATATTCTCTAGTATGATTAAAACCTATCCAAGTAGGATCGCAACCGTGATCAGAAGTTATAATTAATAAATCATTATCTTTAATTAATGATAAAATTTTTGGAAGCAGGAGATCAAAATATTCTAAATCTCTTGCATAACCAGCTACATTACGTCTATGACCCCATAAAGAATCAAAATCTACAAAATTAGCAAAAACAATAGAGTTGTTTGGAGCTATTTTAATTTCATTAATAGTTTTATTAAAAATATCATATATACCATCAGCTTTTACTGAATAAGTAATTCCATAATTATTATAAATATCTGAAATTTTTCCAATACCAACAACTTGACCTTGTTTTTCAATCAAAAGTTTTTTCATTATAGTTATATCATGTGGCTTGACAGAAAAATCTTTACGATTCATAGAACTACGAATGTAATTTTTATTATTTTTACCAGAAAAAGGCCTAGCTATTACACGAGCAACATTATATTTACTTTTATTAAGAATATTCCTAGAAACTTTACATAAAGAATAAAGAGAATCTAAACCAAAATAATCTTCATGACAAGCTATTTGAAACACTGAATCAGAAGAAGTATAAAAAATTGGTTTTTTAGTTTTAATATGATCTTCACCTAAATCACTAATAATAGATGTACCAGATGAATGACAATTTCCTAAATAACCAGATAAACTATTTATATTAACTATTTCATTTAATATTTTATCAGGAAAACTATATTTTTTATCCTTAAAATAGTGCCAATCGTATAGTACTGGAACTCCTGCAATTTCCCAATGACCTGAAATTGTATCCTTACCAAAAGAAATTGGACTTGCATAACCATAATTAGCAATTATTTTAGTATTTTTATTAAGACCAAGAGGAAAATTTCCAGAAGCTGCTTCTGAAGCTAAACCAATTCCTAAAGATGTCAAATTAGGAATAAATAAAGAACCTCTTCTTCCAAAATTAGCCTTTCCTTTATAACAAAACTCAGCTATATGATTAAGTGTATTAGAACCTTCATCACAGAATAGGTGAGAATCTTTTGTATGACCTATTCCTAAAGAATCTAAAACTAATATAAACGCTCTTTTCATTAAATTACCAAATACTAGTAAATTTATAAAAATATTTTAATAATAATGATTAATTATATCATTATTAGATAAAAGATTTAAATATCTAATGAGTTAAATGAAGAAAATAATTAAATTAATAAAATATATTTCAGTAAATATATTGTTAATTTTCAATAAATAATAATATAAAGGATTAATTGATTTTATTTTAAAAAAAAGCTAAATTAACCAATAAAAATTAATCTTATTATTTTAATAATATAAATATAAAAATGAAAAAAAAATCGATATATATATCTTATACTGGCGGGACAATTGGTATGTTAAAAACAAAAAAAGGATATGTACCAGAACCTGGAAATTTACAAAATAATATAATATATATGCAAGAATTTCTAAAAACGGAGATACCTAAATTTAAAATAAAAGAATATAACCCTTTAATTGATTCTTCTAATATGACTCCTCAATAATGGATAATAATAGCTAATGATATAAAAAAAAATTATAATAAATATGATGGATTTATAGTTTTACATGGTACTGATACTATGTCTTACACAGCTTCTGCTCTGTCTTTTATTTTAGAAGATCTAAATAAACCAGTAATAATAACAGGATCACAACTTCCTATTTCAGAAATACGTTCAGATGGAAGAAATAATTTATTAAATTCATTAATAATTGCTGCAAAATATCCCATTAATGAAGTAACAATATTTTTTAATAATTGGCTATATAGAGGTAACAGAACGACAAAGATAAATGCTAATGGATTTCATGCTTTTGATTCACCAAATTTTCCACCTCTATTAGAGGCAGGAGTTAAGATACGTGAAATATATAATAATAAAAAAAAATCAAAAAAAAATAAAAAAAAACAAATTAAAGTTAATAATATTTACCCGCAACCTATTGCTATAATTTCAATATACCCTGGAATATCTTACAAAATAATTAAAAATTTTCTACTAAAGCCTATTAAAGCATTAATATTATGCTCTTACGGTATAGGAAATGCACCACAAGATAAATATTTTTTGAACTCATTAAAAAATGCAATTAAAAATCAAATAATTATATTAAATTTAACGCAATGTATCTCAGGTAAAGTAAATATGAATAGATATGCTTCTGGAAGCTCTTTAGCTGATATAGGAGTTATAAGCGGACATGACTTAACCATTGAAGCTGCATTGACTAAATTACATTTTTTATTTAGTCAAAATTTTTCTATTGAATTAATAAAGAAAAAAATAGAAATTAACATTAGTGGGGAAATAACAACGTCTTAGCATAAATATAAGTCAAAAATTTATATTTTAAAAAATAAATCAAATAAAATTTTAAATAAAAACTCAAAATCACAAATAAGAATGTTTTCCATATCTATGATTAGTTATATCCTTGACTCCTTTTAATTCAGGAAAGCAAGATAACAATTTCTTTTCAATTCCTTCTTTGAGAGTTAAATTAATCATAGAACAACCATTGCATCCGCCAGTAAATTTTAAAAAAACATATCCTTCTTTAGTTAGATTAACTAAGAATACTTTACCTCCATGAGATAATAAATTAGGATTAATTTCCATATCTAAAAAGTTATTTATTTTATCTATTAAATTGTTGTTATTAAATGTTTTTTTTCTAGCATAAGGAGCTTTCATAGTCAATTGACTTGACAATTCATCTTCTACAATATCAATTTCTGAATCTTTTAAAAAATCACAACTATTAAAATCAACATATACATAAAATTGTTTAAAATCTAACTTTATATCCGTAGTATCTACTTCATTTTGTAAACAATATGAAACGCCACATTCTGCGTTTTTTTCACCTGGATTATTAACAAATACTCTAATTTGAGTTCCTTTTTTTTGTTTAGATAATAAATCTATAAAATGTTTTTGTGCATTTTTTGTAATTTTAATCATATCTTATATTTTATATAAATATTTTTTAAAATTATACTACAATTTTTAAAAAATATTAATAAAAAGATATTTTTTTGTTAAAATTTAATTTTTAAAAAATAAAATAATATGAAAAAATTACATTGGGAAACTATAGGTAATGGGAGTATAAATTTAATTTTATTGCACGGATGGGGTCTAAATAATAATGTATGGTTATTTATAATAAAAAAATTATCAAATCACTTCAAATTATATTTAGTTGATCTTCCTGGATTTGGTTATAGTAATGCATTAAATGATTGTTCATTTAATGAAATTTCAGAAATATTATTCCAAAGTATGCCTAAAAAATCTATTTGGTTAGGATGGTCTATGGGAGGATTATTTGTAAACAATATAGGTTTAAATCATTCTAAACAAGTAATAGCTTTAATAAATATATGTTCTTCGCCTTGTTTTATATCTAAAAAAAACTGGCCAGGGATTAGTGATTCAAAACTAATGCGTATGTTTAACCAATTAAATAAAAATTATAAGAAAATTATATATTACTTTATAGAAATACAAAATCAACAAACAAAAGAAGAAAAATTAAGTATAGATTTTTTCAAAAAAATAATTTTTTCTAAACCAATACCAGAAATAAATACATTAAAAAACGGACTAAAAATTCTAAAAAACATCGATTTGAGAGAAAAAATGATTAAATTAAAAGTACCTCTATTAAGAATTTATGGAGAATTAGATAATTTAGTACCAATTGAAATTAATAATATTCTAAATGTTAAATGGCCTAATACATATTCTTATATAATAAAAAAATCAGGTCATGCTCCTTTTATTTCTAATCCAGAAATATTATGTAATATCTTAATAAAATTTAAAAAAAAAATAAAAATGAATCTCCAATAGATTTTGAGGATGATATACCATTTTAAATCTATATTTTTGTAAATGTAAAAGCCTCATATTGCAATGAGGCTTTTACATTTACAAAAATATAGATTTAAAATGGTATATCATCCTCAAAATCTATTGGAGATTCATTTTTATTAAAAGAATTTTCATTTAGATTTAAATCTGAAGACTTGTGATTTTTATTAATAATTTTATTATTAGATGAAGAACTTAAGTTTTTAGATTTTGATGTAGAAACATTAGAATTACTAAAAATTCCAGAATTACGGTTACCTAACATTTGCATAGTACCGTTAATATTTACAACTACTTCAGTAGTATAACGATCTTGACCATTCTGATCTTGCCACTTTCTAGTTTGTAAAGTACCTTCTATATAAACTTGAGAACCTTTGCGTAAATAATCACCAGCAATTTCAGCTAATTTACCAAATAAAACAACACGATGCCATTCTGTCCTTTCTTTACTTTCACCTGTATTTTTATCTTTCCAATTCTCAGAGGTTGCTAAAGTCATATTAGCAACAGCACCACCATTTGGCATATAACGAATTTCAGGATCTTGACCTAAATTACCTATTAATATTACTTTGTTAATTCCTCTGCTTGCCATATTTAAATCTCTTAAAATTTAATTATCAAATTAAAATTGTAACATAATTTTTAAAAAAAATTAAAATTAAAAAATAAGAATAAGCAAAATTAAATTAAGTAGATAATAAATACCAAATAGATCATTAACTGAAAATTAGGTTATAATTATTTTATAAAATAATAAAATTAAAGAAAAAATTAAATATGAAAATAAATAAAATAAAAAATAAAACAGATAAAATATATAAAAATAATGATATAAAAAAAATAAAAATACCTCCTCATTCTTTAGAAGCAGAACAGTCAGTTTTAGGCGGTTTAATGCTAGATAATGAAAGATGGGACTCGGTATCAGAAAGAATAACAGAAAATGATTTTTTCAGCAGAGCTCATAAATTAATATTTAGAGAAATGCAAAGTCTATTAGATTTAGGTAATCCCATTGATTTAATCACACTATCAGAATCACTAGAACAAAAAGGAGAATTGGATAATGTGGGAAGATTTGCATATTTAGCAGAACTATCAAAAAATACTCCTAGTACAGCAAATATAAAAGCATATGCTGATATAGTAAAGGAAAGATCAATAGTAAGGGAAATAATATTAGTTGCAAATAAAATTGCTAATGCAGGATATGATACAAAAGGACGTAAAAGTGAAGAATTACTTGATTATGCAGAATCAAGTGTATTTAAAATTTCAGAAAAAAGATCAAATACAAATGGGGGACCAAAAAATATAGAAGAAATATTAGATTCTACAGTTGAAAACATAGAAAGGTTAATAAAAAACCCTCATGATGGAGTAACGGGAATAAACACAGGATACGCAGATTTAAATAAAGAAACCTCAGGTTTACAACATTCAGATTTAATAATTATAGCTGCAAGACCTTCAATGGGTAAGACTACATTTGCAATGAACTTATGCGAAAATGCAGCAATGATATATGAAAAACCAGTATTAATTTTTAGTTTAGAAATGCCTGGAGAACAAATAATGATTAGAATGTTAGCTTCATTATCTAGAGTTAAACAAACTAAAATTAGGACAGGACAATTAAGCGATGAAGATTGGTCAAGAATCTCAGGAACTATAAACATTTTATTAAAAAAGAAAAACATATATATAGATGATTCATCAGGATTAACACCAAGCGAAGTTAGATCTAGAGCAAGAAAAATATACAGAGAAAATAACGGATTAAGTTTAATAATGGTAGATTATCTACAACTTATGAGGGTTCCATCTTTATCTGATAATAGAACACTAGAAATAGCAGAAATTTCAAGAACTTTAAAAGCTTTAGCAAAAGAACTTAAAGTTCCTATTATAGCCTTATCGCAACTAAATAGATCTCTAGAGCAGAGAGCAGATAAGCGTCCAGTTAATTCAGATTTAAGAGAATCTGGTTCAATAGAACAAGACGCAGACTTAATAATGTTTATATATAGAGATGAAATATATCATGAAAATAGCGATCTAAAAGGTGTAGCGGAAATAATAATAGGAAAACAAAGAAATGGACCTATTGGAACTATTAAACTAACATTTAACGGTCACTGGTCAAGATTTGATAACTATGCAGGAACAAAATATGAAAAATAAATTAAAATATTTAAAGCATTTTTTTGCATAAGATATATTTAAAAAATAGCAATTATTTAAATTAGATTTTAATTTTTAAATTAAATATGTAATAATTGATTAATAAAATTTCAAAAAAAATAAGAAATATGAAAATAAAACTTGGTATTGTAATGGACTCTATAAAGCTTATAGACATAGATAAAGATTCAAGTTTTGCTATGTTAATAGAAGCGCAAAATAGAAAATATGAAATCTATTATATGGAAGAAAAAGACTTATTTTTAGAATCAGAAAACGCTTTTGCAAAAAGTAAAAAAATTAAGATAAAAAAAGATAAAAAAAAATGGTTCAATTTTATTGATAATAAAAAAATTAATTTATGTGAATTAGATGTAATCTTAATGAGAAAAGATCCTCCTGTAAATATGCAATTTATATATACTACATATATTTTAGAAAAAGCTGAGAAAAAAGGAACGATAATAATAAATAAACCAAAAAGTTTACGTAATTTTAATGAAAAAATATTTATATTCGATTTCAAAGAAATAATACCTAAAACTATAGTAACAAAAGATATAAAAATAATTAAAAATTTTATAGAAAAACAAAAAGAAATTGTATTAAAACCACTAGATCTAATGGGAGGAAAATCTATTTTTAGAATAAAAAAAAATGATCCAAATTACTTATCAATTGTAGAATTAATGACTAACTATGAAAAAAAATACTGCATGGCTCAAGAATATATATCTGAAATTAACAACGGAGATAAAAGAATAATCGTAGTCAATGGAAAAATTATTCCTTGGTTGTTAAAAAGAATTCCAAAAAACGGAGAAACTAGAGCTAATATAATGAGTGGAGGTAAAGGAATAGTAGAAAAAATAAATGAAAAAGATTTAAAAATTGCTAAAATAATAGCAAAAAAACTTAAGTTGAATAAAATATTTTTAGCTGGAATTGATATTATAGGAGATAAATTAACAGAAATAAATATTACAAGCCCAACATGTATTGTAGAAATACAAAAATTCTCAAAAGTGCCTATTTGTAAAATAATAATGAATGAAATAGAAAATCAAATTAAAATTAAAAAACAAAAAAGTTAAAATAAAAATGTTTATTATTGCAATAGATTTTGGAACTAAAAGTATAGGAATAGCTATAGGGCAAAAAATAACTTATACAGCTAACCCATTAAAAACAATAAAATGTAAAAATAAAATTATATTTTGGAAAAAAATAAAAAATATTTTAGAAAAATGGAAACCTATATTTATAATAGTAGGATTACCTTTAAACATTGATGGATCAATACAAAACATCACAAAAAAAGCAATAAAATTTTCGAAAGAAATTAAGTCAAAATTTAATATTGATGTAAAATTACAAGATGAAAGACTAACTACAATAGAAGCCAAATCTATTATATTTAAACAAAAAGGATTTAAGCATCTAAAAAAAAATAAAATAGATTCTATGTCTGCTGTAATAATATTAGAAAGTTGGTTAAATAAACAAAGAAGAAAGTAAAAAATAATTTAAAAAATAAAAAAGTAATTTGAAAAATGAATAATTCTATATCAAAAAATATAAAAAAAATAAAAATAAAAATACAAAAAACAGCAGAAAAATATAAAAAAGATAAAAAAAAAATAAGATTATTAGCGGTCAGTAAACAAAAATCGATCATAGAAATAGAAAAAGCAATAAATAGCAATCAATTTGATTTTGCAGAAAACTATGCTCAAGAAGCAATAAAAAAAATAAAAATTTTAAATAAAAAGAAATATAAAATAATATGGCATTTTATTGGAAAAATACAAAGTAATAAAACTAAGATAATTGCTCAAAACTTCTCTTGGTGTCATAGTATATGTAATTCTAGAATAGCAATAAAATTAAATAATTATAGAACAAAAGAATTATTACCTTTAAACTCGTTAATACAAATTAATATAAAAAAAAACAATGAAATTGATGACAAAGAAATATATAATATTTCTGATATTATAAAATCTTTGCCTAATTTAAAGTTAAGAGGAATAATGGCAATTCCTAATAAACTAAACAAAAACAAAGAAAAAGAAATAAAAGCAACATATAAAAAAATAGAAAAAATATATAATAAACTAAAAGAAAAATATTCATCAATAGATACTTTATCATTAGGAATGAGTAATGATATAAGAATAGCTATAAAAAATGGAAGTAATATGCTAAGAATAGGTAAATCAATATTTGGTAACAGAAAATAACAAAATTTATTTATATAATATAACTAGAGAAATTTATGCTAATATTAATTTTATTCAGTAAAAAAATAATTGACATATACATTATGATAATAATACTACGTATATGGATCAATTTATTAAATAATGATTTACATGATAATTTGTCTAAATTTATAATAAAAGCAACAGAACCTCTTATAAATTTAATTAATAAATTAAGTATAAGTAAAAATACTAATTACATAAATATATATTTAATATTGATATCTTTAGTAATAACAACAATAAAAAATTCTATTATTATGTTCGTAAGTACCGGATATTTTTATATAAATCCAATAAACTTAATTGTAAATATAGCTTCATTATTAAAATTAATAGGTAATTTAATATTTTACTTAATAATAACACGTTCATTTATTAGTTTTATTAAACAAGAGTATAGTAGCATAAACTACTTATTAGTAAAGTTAACAGATCCTTTAATATTACCAATCAAAAGAATAATTCCAGATGTAGGTAATCTAGATTTTGCACCAACAATACTAATAATATTTCTATATTTATTAAATTTTTTAGGAAATATAATTTTTTTTAAAATATGGAATTTTATATAATAAAAATATAAAAATGATAAATTATCTACCTCCATTAAGCTTATATATACATATACCCTGGTGCTTAAAAAAATGTGATTACTGTGATTTTAATGTACATAAATATCAGAAAAAGATTGATCAGAATAATTACATAAAACACGTAATATTAGATTTAAGAAATAATTTACCATTAATATTAAATAGAAAT from Buchnera aphidicola (Neophyllaphis podocarpi) harbors:
- the ruvX gene encoding Holliday junction resolvase RuvX; amino-acid sequence: MFIIAIDFGTKSIGIAIGQKITYTANPLKTIKCKNKIIFWKKIKNILEKWKPIFIIVGLPLNIDGSIQNITKKAIKFSKEIKSKFNIDVKLQDERLTTIEAKSIIFKQKGFKHLKKNKIDSMSAVIILESWLNKQRRK
- the dnaB gene encoding replicative DNA helicase, with product MKINKIKNKTDKIYKNNDIKKIKIPPHSLEAEQSVLGGLMLDNERWDSVSERITENDFFSRAHKLIFREMQSLLDLGNPIDLITLSESLEQKGELDNVGRFAYLAELSKNTPSTANIKAYADIVKERSIVREIILVANKIANAGYDTKGRKSEELLDYAESSVFKISEKRSNTNGGPKNIEEILDSTVENIERLIKNPHDGVTGINTGYADLNKETSGLQHSDLIIIAARPSMGKTTFAMNLCENAAMIYEKPVLIFSLEMPGEQIMIRMLASLSRVKQTKIRTGQLSDEDWSRISGTINILLKKKNIYIDDSSGLTPSEVRSRARKIYRENNGLSLIMVDYLQLMRVPSLSDNRTLEIAEISRTLKALAKELKVPIIALSQLNRSLEQRADKRPVNSDLRESGSIEQDADLIMFIYRDEIYHENSDLKGVAEIIIGKQRNGPIGTIKLTFNGHWSRFDNYAGTKYEK
- the bioH gene encoding pimeloyl-ACP methyl ester esterase BioH, translated to MKKLHWETIGNGSINLILLHGWGLNNNVWLFIIKKLSNHFKLYLVDLPGFGYSNALNDCSFNEISEILFQSMPKKSIWLGWSMGGLFVNNIGLNHSKQVIALINICSSPCFISKKNWPGISDSKLMRMFNQLNKNYKKIIYYFIEIQNQQTKEEKLSIDFFKKIIFSKPIPEINTLKNGLKILKNIDLREKMIKLKVPLLRIYGELDNLVPIEINNILNVKWPNTYSYIIKKSGHAPFISNPEILCNILIKFKKKIKMNLQ
- a CDS encoding YggT family protein, coding for MLILILFSKKIIDIYIMIIILRIWINLLNNDLHDNLSKFIIKATEPLINLINKLSISKNTNYINIYLILISLVITTIKNSIIMFVSTGYFYINPINLIVNIASLLKLIGNLIFYLIITRSFISFIKQEYSSINYLLVKLTDPLILPIKRIIPDVGNLDFAPTILIIFLYLLNFLGNIIFFKIWNFI
- a CDS encoding YggS family pyridoxal phosphate-dependent enzyme encodes the protein MNNSISKNIKKIKIKIQKTAEKYKKDKKKIRLLAVSKQKSIIEIEKAINSNQFDFAENYAQEAIKKIKILNKKKYKIIWHFIGKIQSNKTKIIAQNFSWCHSICNSRIAIKLNNYRTKELLPLNSLIQINIKKNNEIDDKEIYNISDIIKSLPNLKLRGIMAIPNKLNKNKEKEIKATYKKIEKIYNKLKEKYSSIDTLSLGMSNDIRIAIKNGSNMLRIGKSIFGNRK
- a CDS encoding single-stranded DNA-binding protein; the protein is MASRGINKVILIGNLGQDPEIRYMPNGGAVANMTLATSENWKDKNTGESKERTEWHRVVLFGKLAEIAGDYLRKGSQVYIEGTLQTRKWQDQNGQDRYTTEVVVNINGTMQMLGNRNSGIFSNSNVSTSKSKNLSSSSNNKIINKNHKSSDLNLNENSFNKNESPIDFEDDIPF
- the gshB gene encoding glutathione synthase, with product MSKKIRNMKIKLGIVMDSIKLIDIDKDSSFAMLIEAQNRKYEIYYMEEKDLFLESENAFAKSKKIKIKKDKKKWFNFIDNKKINLCELDVILMRKDPPVNMQFIYTTYILEKAEKKGTIIINKPKSLRNFNEKIFIFDFKEIIPKTIVTKDIKIIKNFIEKQKEIVLKPLDLMGGKSIFRIKKNDPNYLSIVELMTNYEKKYCMAQEYISEINNGDKRIIVVNGKIIPWLLKRIPKNGETRANIMSGGKGIVEKINEKDLKIAKIIAKKLKLNKIFLAGIDIIGDKLTEINITSPTCIVEIQKFSKVPICKIIMNEIENQIKIKKQKS